From Pantoea sp. Ep11b, the proteins below share one genomic window:
- a CDS encoding type II toxin-antitoxin system RatA family toxin — translation MAQISRSALVPFSAGQMYQLVNDVDAYPQFLPGCTGSRVLDASENEMTASVDVSKAGISKTFTTRNTLTDNQSIHMQLVDGPFRKLTGGWKFVSLGDDACKVELSLEFEFTNMLVEMAFGRIFKELANSMVQAFTQRAKEVYRA, via the coding sequence ATGGCTCAGATTAGTCGTTCGGCGCTGGTCCCGTTTAGTGCCGGGCAGATGTACCAACTTGTAAATGATGTGGATGCCTATCCGCAATTCCTGCCGGGCTGCACCGGTAGTCGCGTACTGGATGCGTCTGAAAATGAGATGACCGCGTCGGTGGATGTGTCGAAAGCGGGCATCAGCAAAACCTTTACCACCCGCAACACGCTGACGGACAACCAGAGCATTCACATGCAGCTGGTTGACGGGCCGTTCCGCAAGCTGACCGGCGGCTGGAAGTTCGTCTCGCTGGGCGATGACGCCTGCAAGGTTGAGCTCAGCCTGGAGTTCGAATTCACCAATATGCTGGTTGAGATGGCCTTTGGACGCATTTTCAAAGAGCTGGCCAACAGCATGGTGCAGGCGTTCACGCAGCGCGCCAAAGAG
- the smpB gene encoding SsrA-binding protein SmpB — MTKKKAHKPGSATIAMNKRARHEYFIEEEYEAGLSLQGWEVKSLRAGKANISDSYILLRDGEAFLFGSTFQPLAVASSHVVCDPTRSRKLLLKQRELDSLYGRVNREGYTIVALSLYWKNAWCKLKIGVARGKKEHDKRDDIKDREWKLDKARIMKNSAR, encoded by the coding sequence ATGACAAAGAAAAAAGCACACAAACCCGGTTCTGCCACTATTGCCATGAACAAACGCGCCCGTCACGAATACTTCATCGAAGAGGAGTATGAGGCGGGATTATCGTTACAAGGATGGGAAGTCAAATCGCTTCGTGCCGGTAAAGCCAACATCAGCGACAGCTACATTCTGCTGCGCGATGGGGAAGCCTTTCTGTTCGGTTCAACCTTTCAACCCTTAGCCGTTGCCTCCAGCCATGTGGTCTGTGACCCGACGCGCAGCCGTAAGCTGCTGCTGAAGCAACGTGAACTTGACTCCCTTTATGGCCGCGTCAATCGCGAAGGTTACACCATCGTGGCGCTGTCGCTGTACTGGAAGAACGCCTGGTGCAAACTGAAGATTGGTGTTGCACGCGGTAAGAAAGAGCACGACAAGCGTGACGATATCAAAGACCGCGAATGGAAGCTGGATAAAGCACGTATTATGAAGAATTCAGCGCGCTAA
- a CDS encoding integrase, whose protein sequence is MARKTKPLTDTEIKAAKPKDADYQLYDGDGLTLLIKSSGNKLWQFRYYRPLTKQRTKQSFVAYPAVSLSDARKLRAESRVLLAKDIDPQDHQKEQVRNSQEAKTNTFLLVADRWWNVKKASVTEDYADDIWRSLERDVFPAVGDISVTEIKAHTLVKAVLPVQARGALETVRRLCQRINEVMIYAQNTGLIDAVPSVNIGKAFEKPQKKNMPSIRPDQFPQLMQTMRKASISVSTRCLFMWQLLTITRPAEAAEARWDEIDFNASEWKIPAARMKMNRDHTVPLSDEGLSILEMMKSLSGGREFIFPSRIKPTQPMNSQTVNAALKRAGLGGVLVSHGLRSIASTALNEEGFPPDVIEAALAHVDKNEVRRAYNRSDYLEQRRPMMQWWADLVSKADSGSSVENGKRVFKLVG, encoded by the coding sequence ATGGCAAGAAAAACCAAGCCGTTAACTGATACGGAAATCAAAGCCGCCAAACCTAAAGATGCCGATTACCAGCTGTATGATGGTGACGGGCTTACTCTGTTAATCAAGTCCAGTGGTAATAAGCTCTGGCAGTTCCGTTACTATCGACCTCTGACAAAGCAGCGAACCAAGCAGAGCTTCGTTGCCTACCCTGCCGTCTCACTTTCTGATGCGCGAAAACTTAGAGCCGAATCTCGAGTTTTATTGGCAAAAGATATCGATCCTCAGGATCATCAGAAAGAACAGGTGAGGAATTCTCAAGAGGCCAAAACCAATACCTTCTTGTTAGTTGCCGATCGTTGGTGGAATGTGAAGAAAGCCAGCGTAACAGAGGATTATGCCGACGATATCTGGCGCTCGCTTGAGAGAGATGTTTTCCCAGCAGTTGGTGATATCAGTGTCACTGAGATTAAGGCTCATACTCTGGTTAAAGCAGTGCTGCCAGTTCAGGCCAGAGGTGCATTAGAGACAGTCCGACGCCTTTGTCAGCGTATTAATGAAGTCATGATTTACGCGCAGAACACAGGCTTGATTGATGCAGTTCCTAGTGTCAATATCGGAAAAGCATTCGAGAAACCGCAAAAGAAAAATATGCCGAGCATCCGCCCGGATCAATTTCCACAGTTAATGCAAACAATGCGTAAGGCAAGTATCAGTGTGTCCACGCGGTGTCTGTTCATGTGGCAGCTTCTCACCATTACCCGCCCTGCCGAAGCTGCTGAGGCTCGATGGGATGAGATCGATTTCAATGCTAGCGAATGGAAAATTCCTGCAGCTCGAATGAAGATGAACAGGGACCATACGGTTCCACTATCCGATGAGGGTCTCTCTATTCTGGAAATGATGAAGTCACTCAGTGGTGGCCGAGAGTTTATCTTTCCCAGTCGTATCAAACCAACCCAGCCGATGAACAGCCAGACTGTGAATGCGGCACTCAAGCGCGCTGGTTTAGGAGGCGTACTCGTATCTCACGGTTTGCGTTCTATCGCCAGTACGGCACTCAATGAAGAAGGATTTCCTCCTGATGTTATTGAGGCAGCACTGGCTCATGTAGACAAAAATGAGGTACGTCGCGCTTATAACCGTAGTGATTATCTTGAGCAACGGCGACCGATGATGCAATGGTGGGCTGATTTGGTAAGCAAGGCCGACAGCGGAAGTAGTGTTGAAAACGGGAAGAGGGTGTTCAAACTCGTTGGCTAA
- a CDS encoding DUF4365 domain-containing protein, protein MNIFDFDQGNAGENLAASVLSLIFNGEALRETMRGEGIGALDLQLKYPVNFPSPTHAQVAVQVKTGSSFGRWTPTKNRWRLQNIDKDHLRKWKATNQPVILIWVRLDPETKIYWKLIDKKTPIETLSVSENHILTPASRFEIERLIHKQREPIRGMGKFTVPVFTTTAQVREWSRPRFSKIRGIVSSCLGTISISNYAWRHLTRITRAQSHIRDSLTVLPFAKQILGKTPHQIQTLPGTAVQNGNKIIVNRKVLAVYRNVHFSDKGNCVVYVRLDEQIIYEDNWKERALIRQRVFQELRLESIYRKTTKN, encoded by the coding sequence ATGAACATTTTTGATTTCGACCAAGGCAATGCTGGTGAGAATTTGGCTGCAAGTGTGTTATCTCTAATTTTCAATGGAGAAGCTCTACGTGAGACCATGCGTGGAGAAGGAATAGGGGCCCTTGATCTTCAGTTGAAGTATCCAGTCAATTTTCCCAGCCCAACCCACGCACAAGTAGCTGTGCAAGTTAAAACCGGATCAAGCTTCGGGCGGTGGACGCCGACAAAAAATCGATGGCGCTTACAGAATATTGATAAAGATCACTTGAGAAAGTGGAAAGCTACCAATCAACCCGTAATTTTAATTTGGGTACGCCTTGATCCAGAAACAAAGATTTACTGGAAGCTCATCGACAAAAAAACGCCAATTGAGACCTTATCAGTTTCTGAAAATCACATTCTGACACCAGCCTCCAGATTTGAAATCGAGCGACTTATACATAAACAGCGCGAACCTATACGTGGAATGGGAAAGTTTACCGTTCCAGTATTCACCACTACTGCTCAAGTACGAGAATGGTCTCGTCCTAGATTTTCTAAAATCCGAGGAATTGTATCCAGCTGCCTTGGAACGATATCCATCAGCAATTATGCATGGCGACATCTAACAAGAATAACACGAGCCCAATCGCATATTCGAGATAGCTTGACAGTCTTGCCATTTGCCAAACAAATACTCGGAAAAACTCCGCACCAGATCCAAACTCTGCCTGGAACAGCAGTGCAGAATGGAAACAAGATCATCGTAAACAGAAAAGTGCTGGCGGTGTATAGAAACGTGCATTTCTCAGATAAAGGCAACTGCGTAGTATATGTAAGACTAGATGAGCAAATCATCTATGAAGACAACTGGAAGGAAAGAGCTTTGATTAGGCAGAGAGTCTTTCAAGAGCTTAGGCTGGAAAGCATTTATAGGAAAACAACGAAGAATTAG
- a CDS encoding tetratricopeptide repeat protein: MGNILQRLDSRYLLGLQKIANSGSFSNDAKFLGHFLGHAVKFHLQRLSILKPAVAPGLLSVHDLICQAVRDKPDVELIATAVSQYVEKHSGEMLPSVIRQIHLCTSQLTESYKRRQTQQPDWLTYALLQLDSGRNLVKDQELHRRSIHCGAPLQELLCVIDAQEAFAYSLDHDDRLQYFGACAEEYGKAQQGDPASEENLELLHHQGKALRRCGRFEEALSCFQKLLEIRPEWHATYLQIAHMGTQNKADESIKMAGAHAMQTLVERVIAAPWDVPLRVSLASVARLRSYRKVANEAVSNTEQVQSLADVIALSALEGLDQFYEAYLSFTSIFAYQHPEICVALAEGFPEILSMPPELVDKSQWISACESLGNTAVAAGEAGKTDLRDRITAAGVVFATALGSKPGFRSYDARAIAKMYLLAGMSDEALDTILKIPPEVLNMDHWLLYRKAEAELGVGKLGDGLKTAERALVLAKDDKKGLERIASYHELLSKCHEALGATEAAIEQTEAALEACQAGKYKNALVGRLEELKRRESNHLPEA; encoded by the coding sequence ATGGGCAATATCTTGCAGAGATTGGACTCAAGATATCTCCTTGGTCTGCAAAAGATTGCAAACTCTGGATCATTCTCGAATGACGCCAAGTTTCTCGGGCATTTCCTAGGGCACGCCGTAAAGTTTCACCTTCAGCGTCTGTCGATACTAAAACCTGCAGTCGCGCCAGGGCTTCTGTCTGTGCACGACCTCATCTGCCAAGCCGTTCGTGACAAACCAGATGTCGAACTCATTGCCACCGCCGTTTCGCAGTATGTTGAAAAGCACTCGGGGGAGATGCTCCCTAGTGTAATTCGACAGATTCACTTATGCACATCTCAGCTTACGGAAAGCTATAAGCGACGTCAGACCCAGCAGCCAGATTGGCTGACTTACGCTTTGTTGCAACTGGATAGTGGCCGTAATCTTGTAAAAGATCAGGAACTTCATCGCCGAAGTATTCACTGCGGAGCGCCATTGCAAGAGCTGCTTTGTGTCATCGATGCGCAAGAGGCATTTGCCTATTCACTGGATCATGACGATCGACTTCAGTACTTCGGTGCTTGTGCAGAAGAATATGGCAAGGCTCAGCAAGGAGATCCAGCATCTGAAGAGAATCTCGAGCTTTTGCACCATCAGGGCAAGGCATTGCGCCGCTGCGGTAGATTTGAAGAGGCTCTGAGCTGCTTTCAAAAGCTTCTAGAGATTCGTCCCGAGTGGCATGCAACTTATCTACAGATTGCGCATATGGGGACACAGAACAAGGCCGACGAATCAATTAAAATGGCGGGAGCGCATGCAATGCAAACTCTCGTCGAGCGAGTTATCGCAGCTCCGTGGGATGTTCCATTACGAGTCTCATTAGCATCCGTCGCGCGACTTCGCTCCTACAGGAAGGTTGCCAACGAGGCGGTGAGCAATACTGAGCAGGTGCAGTCTCTTGCAGATGTGATTGCTCTGTCGGCTTTAGAAGGACTAGACCAATTTTATGAGGCCTACCTGTCTTTCACCTCCATTTTTGCCTATCAGCATCCGGAGATTTGCGTGGCGCTGGCTGAGGGATTCCCAGAGATTCTCTCCATGCCACCCGAATTGGTTGATAAGAGCCAATGGATTAGTGCGTGCGAGTCGCTTGGTAATACTGCAGTAGCAGCAGGCGAAGCAGGAAAGACTGATTTACGCGATAGAATCACGGCGGCCGGGGTTGTATTTGCCACGGCACTAGGGAGTAAACCTGGATTCAGGAGTTATGACGCACGCGCAATCGCCAAAATGTACCTTTTAGCCGGAATGTCGGATGAGGCGTTGGATACAATCTTGAAGATTCCGCCTGAAGTCCTCAACATGGACCATTGGCTATTGTATCGCAAGGCAGAGGCAGAATTAGGAGTTGGCAAACTTGGCGATGGATTGAAGACCGCTGAACGTGCTCTTGTGCTTGCCAAAGACGATAAAAAAGGGCTTGAGCGCATCGCTAGTTATCATGAGTTGCTTAGTAAATGCCATGAAGCATTGGGTGCAACAGAGGCAGCAATCGAGCAAACGGAGGCAGCGCTGGAGGCGTGCCAGGCAGGGAAGTATAAAAATGCGTTGGTGGGGAGATTGGAAGAGCTGAAGCGGCGAGAAAGCAACCATTTACCGGAGGCTTAG